A window of the Nycticebus coucang isolate mNycCou1 chromosome 3, mNycCou1.pri, whole genome shotgun sequence genome harbors these coding sequences:
- the PHF5A gene encoding PHD finger-like domain-containing protein 5A isoform X2, whose product METKRESERAIGRLCEKCDGKCVICDSYVRPCTLVRICDECNYGSYQGRCVICGGPGVSDAYYCKECTIQEKDRDGCPKIVNLGSSKTDLFYERKKYGFKKR is encoded by the exons ATGGAAACTAAGCGCGAGAGCGAGCGAG CCATTGGAAGACTATGTGAAAAAT GTGACGGCAAGTGTGTAATCTGTGACTCCTATGTGCGTCCCTGCACCCTGGTGCGCATATGTGATGAGTGTAACTATGGCTCTTACCAGGGGCGCTGTGTGATCTGTGGGGGCCCTGGAGTCTCGGATGCCTATTACTGTAAGGAATGCACCATCCAGGAGAAGGAT AGAGATGGCTGCCCCAAAATTGTGAACTTGGGGAGCTCTAAGACAGACCTCTTCTATGAACGCAAAAAGTATGGCTTCAAGAAAAGGTGA
- the PHF5A gene encoding PHD finger-like domain-containing protein 5A isoform X1 — MAKHHPDLIFCRKQAGVAIGRLCEKCDGKCVICDSYVRPCTLVRICDECNYGSYQGRCVICGGPGVSDAYYCKECTIQEKDRDGCPKIVNLGSSKTDLFYERKKYGFKKR, encoded by the exons ATGGCTAAACATCATCCAGATTTGATCTTTTGCCGCAAGCAGGCTGGTGTTG CCATTGGAAGACTATGTGAAAAAT GTGACGGCAAGTGTGTAATCTGTGACTCCTATGTGCGTCCCTGCACCCTGGTGCGCATATGTGATGAGTGTAACTATGGCTCTTACCAGGGGCGCTGTGTGATCTGTGGGGGCCCTGGAGTCTCGGATGCCTATTACTGTAAGGAATGCACCATCCAGGAGAAGGAT AGAGATGGCTGCCCCAAAATTGTGAACTTGGGGAGCTCTAAGACAGACCTCTTCTATGAACGCAAAAAGTATGGCTTCAAGAAAAGGTGA